The proteins below come from a single Perca flavescens isolate YP-PL-M2 chromosome 8, PFLA_1.0, whole genome shotgun sequence genomic window:
- the fancf gene encoding Fanconi anemia group F protein: protein MEAVLKNLTSTAELLAVAAQSGVVEQWDKQTLSRAFHWAQYCENLFSRFHNNPAIRRTMEKQLQLTNQSLRAVFPEYTEVSFSDISRCQHLLLVGLLKNPELPISIMKILFDTTKQSEYQDVTGFCSHIIQCKSACKVLSPLTDLSAIGADAEVQGVMLMERLGALLSQGTEACQTEHIVDSVLQGCEGAAGHFCLVIAAALLTTKNSAAQTASQDFLLDWLQKEHNVLQHMCSALPTTLIKDLAKEHLKFRDAYCDVLKKWASDMEYSISEGEWAQTSTNRTVSFQRLTEHFLTLFEACPSLREDVEKELNALKVSDGDFDVRGLSVWGDLQSALNK from the coding sequence ATGGAGGCGGTGCTGAAAAACTTGACGAGCACGGCGGAGCTTCTGGCCGTGGCGGCGCAGAGCGGTGTGGTGGAGCAGTGGGATAAACAAACTCTGTCCAGAGCTTTTCACTGGGCACAGTACTGCGAAAACCTCTTTTCCAGGTTTCACAATAACCCTGCCATAAGGAGGACTATGGAGAAGCAGCTGCAGCTCACAAATCAAAGTTTGCGAGCTGTTTTCCCTGAATACACAGAAGTCTCTTTCTCGGACATCTCCCGGTGTCAGCACTTGTTGCTTGTTGGGCTGTTGAAAAATCCTGAGCTGCCCATCTCCATCATGAAGATACTCTTTGACACTACCAAGCAGAGTGAGTATCAGGATGTTACCGGCTTCTGCAGCCACATTATTCAATGCAAATCTGCTTGTAAAGTCCTAAGTCCTCTCACAGACTTGTCAGCTATTGGTGCTGATGCTGAGGTGCAGGGGGTGATGCTGATGGAGAGGTTGGGTGCTCTGCTGAGCCAAGGCACTGAAGCCTGCCAGACAGAGCATATTGTAGACTCTGTCCTCCAGGGATGTGAAGGAGCAGCAGGACATTTCTGTCTGGTCATCGCAGCGGCTCTGCTGACAACGAAAAACTCTGCTGCACAAACTGCTTCACAGGATTTTCTCTTGGACTGGCTGCAGAAAGAGCACAATGTGCTGCAGCACATGTGTTCTGCATTGCCTACTACACTTATTAAAGACCTGGCCAAAGAACACCTGAAATTTAGAGATGCATACTGCGATGTGCTGAAAAAGTGGGCCTCTGATATGGAATACAGCATAAGTGAGGGTGAATGGGCTCAAACTAGCACAAACCGAACTGTGTCCTTCCAGAGACTGACTGAGCACTTTCTGACCTTGTTTGAGGCCTGTCCCTCTCTGAGGGAGGATGTAGAAAAAGAGCTAAATGCTTTGAAAGTTTCTGATGGGGACTTTGATGTCAGAGGTCTGAGTGTGTGGGGAGACCTCCAGTCAGCATTAAACAAGTGA